In a genomic window of Saccharomyces paradoxus chromosome X, complete sequence:
- the RPA12 gene encoding DNA-directed RNA polymerase I core subunit RPA12 (RNA polymerase I subunit A12.2~similar to YJR063W): MSVVGSLIFCLDCGDLLENPNAVLGSNVECSQCKAIYPKSQFSNLKVVTTTADDAFPSSLRAKRSVVKTSLKKNELKDGATIKEKCPQCGNEEMNYHTLQLRSADEGATVFYTCTSCGYKFRTNN, from the coding sequence ATGTCTGTTGTAGGGTCGTTAATTTTTTGCCTGGACTGCGGTGACCTTCTGGAAAATCCTAATGCCGTATTAGGCTCCAACGTTGAATGCAGTCAATGTAAAGCCATATATCCCAAGTCACAATTCTCCAATTTGAAGGTCGTCACCACGACGGCAGATGATGCGTTCCCATCTTCTCTTAGAGCCAAGAGGTCTGTGGTTAAAacttctttgaagaagaacgaACTGAAAGACGGCGCTACTATCAAGGAAAAGTGTCCTCAATGTGGAAATGAGGAGATGAACTACCATACTTTACAGTTAAGATCTGCAGATGAAGGTGCTACTGTCTTCTATACATGTACCTCTTGTGGTTACAAGTTCCGTACCAATAATTGA
- the CCT5 gene encoding chaperonin-containing T-complex subunit CCT5 (Subunit of the cytosolic chaperonin Cct ring complex~similar to YJR064W) → MAARPQQPPMEMPDLSNAIVAQDEMGRPFIIVKDQGNKKRQHGLEAKKSHILAARSVASIIKTSLGPRGLDKILISPDGEITITNDGATILSQMELDNEIAKLLVQLSKSQDDEIGDGTTGVVVLASALLDQALELIQKGIHPIKIANGFDEAAKLAIVRLEETCDDISASNDELFRDFLLRAAKTSLGSKIVSKDHDRFAEMAVEAVINVMDKDRKDVDFDLIKMQGRVGGSISDSKLINGVILDKDFSHPQMPKCVLPKEGSDGVKLAILTCPFEPPKPKTKHKLDISSVEEYQKLQTYEQDKFKEMIDDVKKAGADVVICQWGFDDEANHLLLQNDLPAVRWVGGQELEHIAISTNGRIVPRFQDLSKDKLGTCSRIYEQEFGTTKDRMLIIEQSKETKTVTCFVRGSNKMIVDEAERALHDSLCVVRNLVKDSRVVYGGGAAEVTMSLAVSEEADKQRGIDQYAFRGFAQALDTIPMTLAENSGLDPIGTLSTLKSKQLKEKISNIGVDCLGYGSNDMKELFVVDPFIGKKQQILLATQLCRMILKIDNVIISGKDEY, encoded by the coding sequence ATGGCTGCTCGTCCACAACAACCTCCTATGGAAATGCCGGATCTGTCCAACGCCATTGTGGCACAAGACGAGATGGGTAGACCCTTTATTATTGTGAAGGATCAAGGTAATAAGAAGAGACAACACGGATTAGAAGCCAAGAAATCACATATATTGGCCGCCAGATCAGTGGCTTCCATAATCAAAACTTCGTTGGGTCCTCGTGGGTTAGATAAGATCCTGATTTCACCCGACGGTGAAATCACCATCACTAACGATGGTGCTACAATTTTGTCCCAAATGGAACTAGACAATGAGATTGCTAAATTGTTGGTACAACTGTCCAAATCtcaagatgatgaaattggtGATGGTACCACAGGTGTCGTTGTCCTGGCAAGTGCATTGCTTGACCAAGCCTTAGAGTTAATTCAAAAGGGTATACATCCGATCAAGATCGCTAACGGGTTTGACGAAGCCGCCAAACTAGCCATTGTCAGATTAGAAGAAACATGTGATGACATTTCTGCGTCAAACGATGAGTTGTTCAGAGACTTTTTATTGAGGGCCGCCAAGACTTCTTTGGGCTCCAAAATTGTTTCCAAGGATCATGATAGATTTGCTGAAATGGCTGTGGAAGCCGTCATAAATGTTATGGATAAAGATCGTAAAGACGTCGATTTCGATTTAATCAAAATGCAAGGACGTGTTGGTGGATCTATAAGTGATTCCAAATTGATTAACGGTGTCATTTTAGATAAAGATTTTTCTCACCCACAAATGCCTAAATGCGTTTTACCCAAAGAAGGTTCTGACGGTGTCAAATTGGCTATATTAACGTGCCCATTTGAACCTCCTAAGCCAAAGACCAAGCATAAATTGGACATTTCTTCAGTAGAAGAATACCAAAAATTACAGACTTATGAACAAGATAAgttcaaagaaatgataGACGATGTGAAGAAAGCTGGTGCAGATGTTGTTATATGCCAATGGGGGTTTGACGATGAAGCTAATCACTTACTTTTACAAAATGATTTACCTGCCGTAAGATGGGTAGGCGGTCAAGAATTAGAACACATTGCTATTTCCACAAATGGTAGAATTGTTCCGAGATTCCAAGATTTGTCTAAAGACAAATTGGGTACATGTTCCAGAATCTATGAACAGGAGTTTGGTACTACTAAGGATCGTATGCTGATTATCGAACAAAGTAAAGAAACGAAAACTGTAACATGTTTTGTCCGCGGTTCCAATAAAATGATCGTGGATGAAGCTGAACGTGCGTTACACGACTCCCTATGTGTAGTACGTAACTTGGTTAAAGATTCGCGTGTGGTTTACGGTGGAGGAGCAGCCGAAGTGACTATGTCCCTGGCTGTCTCTGAGGAAGCTGATAAGCAACGTGGTATCGATCAGTATGCATTCCGTGGATTTGCCCAAGCTTTAGACACTATCCCAATGACTTTGGCTGAAAACTCCGGTCTTGATCCAATTGGAACTTTGTCTACATTGAAAAGTAAACaattgaaggaaaagattTCCAACATCGGTGTTGATTGTTTAGGTTACGGGTCTAATGATATGAAGGAACTATTTGTCGTTGACCCATTTATCGGCAAGAAGCAGCAAATTCTTTTGGCTACTCAATTATGTAGAATGATTTTAAAGATTGATAACGTCATCATTAGTGGTAAGGATGAGTATTGA
- the ARP3 gene encoding actin-related protein 3 (Essential component of the Arp2/3 complex~similar to YJR065C) yields MSYLNNPAVVMDNGTGLTKLGFAGNDSPSWVFPTAIATAAPSNTKKSSGVGAPSAASSEASYFGNSTSATNFNGATGGLLSNNLSGKRGTEDLDFYIGNEALVASQGPSYSLSYPIRHGQVENWDHMERFWENSIFKYLRTEPEDHFFLLTEPPLNPPENREQVAEIFFESFNCAGLYIAVQAVLALAASWTSSKVTDRSLTGTVIDSGDGVTHVIPVAEGYVIGSAIKNIPIAGRDITLFIQSLLRERGEADTSLRTAEKIKQEYCYVCPDIVKEFNKFDRDPSKFAQFVVENQEKTRRKVVDIGYERFLAPEIFFNPEIASSDFLTPLPTVVDQTIQACPIDVRKGLYNNIVLSGGSTMFKDFGRRLQRDLKSIVNNRIAQSELLSGTKSTGVDVSVISHRKQRNAVWFGGSLLAQTAEFKGYCHTKKDYEEYGPEIVRNFSLFNMV; encoded by the coding sequence ATGTCGTACTTAAACAATCCCGCTGTTGTGATGGACAATGGTACCGGGCTGACCAAACTCGGTTTCGCCGGTAACGATTCTCCCTCGTGGGTCTTCCCTACTGCCATAGCCACAGCAGCACCCTCCAATACAAAGAAATCTTCAGGCGTTGGTGCGCCCTCAGCAGCTAGTAGTGAGGCATcatattttggaaattccACTTCTGCTACTAATTTCAATGGTGCAACAGGAGGCTTGCTATCCAATAATTTATCCGGTAAAAGAGGTACAGAGGATTTGGATTTCTATATTGGAAATGAGGCCCTAGTAGCATCCCAAGGACCCTCTTACTCTTTAAGTTATCCAATCAGACACGGTCAAGTGGAGAATTGGGATCACATGGAGAGATTCTGGGAAAATTCCATCTTCAAGTATTTAAGAACAGAACCTGAAGATCACTTTTTCCTATTGACCGAACCGCCGCTGAACCCTCCAGAAAACAGGGAGCAAGTTGCTGagattttctttgaatCGTTTAATTGTGCTGGTCTATATATTGCTGTGCAAGCAGTCTTGGCTCTGGCCGCGTCATGGACTTCTTCGAAAGTTACGGATAGATCACTGACTGGTACCGTTATAGATTCTGGTGATGGTGTCACTCACGTCATCCCAGTGGCGGAAGGCTACGTTATCGGATCAGCGATCAAAAACATTCCAATAGCCGGTAGGGATATTACATTGTTCATCCAATCCTTGTTAAGAGAACGTGGTGAAGCAGACACTTCCTTGAGAACTGCAGAAAAGATCAAGCAAGAATATTGTTACGTCTGTCCAGATATTGTAAAGGAATTTAATAAATTCGACAGAGATCCTTCTAAATTTGCCCAATTTGTGGTGGAAAACCAAGAGAAGACAAGGAGAAAAGTTGTAGATATTGGTTATGAAAGATTCTTGGCTCCtgaaatcttcttcaatcCAGAAATTGCATCCTCAGACTTTTTGACTCCTTTACCTACGGTAGTAGATCAAACTATCCAGGCTTGCCCTATTGACGTTCGTAAAGGTTTATACAACAACATTGTATTATCAGGTGGGTCTACTATGTTCAAAGATTTTGGACGTCGTTTACAAAGAGATTTAAAGTCTATCGTAAATAACAGAATCGCACAGAGCGAACTTCTAAGTGGGACTAAATCGACTGGTGTAGATGTTTCCGTGATTTCTCATCGGAAGCAGAGAAACGCTGTTTGGTTTGGTGGCTCACTACTGGCACAAACTGCCGAATTCAAAGGTTACTGTCACACTAAGAAAGACTATGAGGAATACGGTCCGGAAATTGTTAGAAATTTCAGCCTTTTCAACATGGTTTGA
- the TOR1 gene encoding phosphatidylinositol kinase-related protein kinase TOR1 (PIK-related protein kinase and rapamycin target~similar to YJR066W), with protein sequence MKPHEEQIWKRSVLKAANNDMDMDRNVPLAPNLNVNMNMKMIASRNGDETGLISSRLGGVVIGSNGDVNFKPILEKIFRELTSDYKEERKLASISLFDLLVSLEHELSIEEFQVVSNDINNKILELVHTKKTSTRVGAVLSIDTLISFYAFTEGLPNETSRLAGYLRGLIPSNDIEVMRLAAKTLGKLAVPGGTYTSDFVEFEIKSCLEWLTASTEKNSFSSSKPDHAKHAALLIITALAENCPYLLYQYLNSILDNIWRALRDPHLVIRIDASITLAKCLSTLRNRDPQLTSQWVQRLATSCEYGFQVNTLECIHASLLVYKEILFLKDPFLNQVFDQMCLNCIAYENHKAKMIREKIYQIVPLLASFNPQLFAGKYLHQIMDNYLEILTNASAKKIPHLKDDKPQILISIGDIAYEVGPDIAPYVKQILDYIEHDLQTKFKIRKKFENEIFYCIGRLAVPLGPVLGKLLNRNILDLMFKCPLSDYMQETFQILTEKIPSLGPKINDELLNLVCSTLSGTPFIQPGSPMEIPAFSKERAREWRNKSILQKTGESNDDNNDIKIIIQAFRMLKNIKNRFSLVEFVRIVALSYIEHTDPRVRKLAALTSCEIYVKDSICKQTSLHSLNTVSEVLSKLLAITIADPLQDIRLEVLKNLNPCFDPQLAQPDNLRLLFTALHDESFNIQSVAMELVGRLSSVNPAYVIPSIRKILLELLTKLKFSTSSREKEETASLLCTLIRSSKDVAKPYIEPLLNVLLPKFQDTSSTVASTALRTIGELSVVGGEDMKIYLKDLFPLIIKTFQDQSNSFKREAALKALGQLAASSGYVIDPLLDYPELLGILVNILKTENSQNIRRQTVTLIGILGAIDPYRQKEREVTSTTDISTEQNAPPIDIALLMQGMSPSNDEYYTTVVVHCLLKILKDPSLSSYHTAVIQAIMHIFQTLGLKCVSFLDQIIPTILDVMRTCSQSLLEFYFQQLCSLIIIVRQHIRPHVDSIFQAIKDFSSVAKLQITLVSVIEAISKALEGEFKRLIPLTLTLFLVILENDKSTDKVLSRRILRLLETFGPNLEGYSHLIIPKIVQMTEFTSGNLQRSAIITIGKLAKDVDLFEMSSRIVHSLLRVLNSTTNDELSKVIMNTLSLLLLQMGTSFAIFIPVINEVLMKKHIQHTIYDDLTNKILNNDILPTKILEANTTDYKPLEQMDAADASVTKLPINQSVLKSAWNSSQQRTKEDWQEWSKRLSIQLLKESPSHALRACSNLASMYYPLAKELFNTAFACVWTELYSQYQEDLIESLCIALSSPLNPPEIHQTLLNLVEFMEHDDKALPIPTQNLGEYAERCHAYAKALHYKEIKFIKEPENSTIESLISINNQLNQTDAAIGILKHAQQHHSLQLKETWFEKLERWEDALHAYNEREKAGDTSVGVTLGKMRSLHALGEWEQLSQLAARKWRVSKLQTKKLIAPLAAGAAWGLGEWDMLEQYISVMKPNSPDKEFFDAILYLHKNDYEDASKHILNARDLLVTEISALINESYNRAYSVIVRTQIITEFEEIIKYKQLPPNSEKKHHYQSLWTKRLLGCQKNVDLWQRVLRVRSLVIKPKQDLQIWIKFANLCRKSGRMRLAKKALNMLLEGDSDPRLPNTAKDPPPVVYAQLKYIWATGAYKEALNHLIGFTSRLAHDLGLDPNNMIAQSVKLSSASTAPYVEEYTKLLARCFLKQGEWRIATQPNWRNTNPDAILGSYLLATHFDKNWYKAWHNWALANFEVISMVQEETKLNGGKNDDDDDDDTAVNNDHARTDGSILGSGSLTINGNRYPLELIQRHVVPAIKGFFHSISLLESSCLQDTLRLLTLLFNFGGIKEVSQAMYEGFNLMKIENWLEVLPQLISRIHQPDPTVSNSLLSLLSDLGKAHPQALVYPLTVAIKSESVSRQKAALSIIEKIRIHSPILVNQAELVSQELIRVAVLWHELWYEGLEDASRQFFVEHNIEKMFATLEPLHKHLGNEPQTLSEVSFQKSFGRDLNDAYEWLNNYKKSKDVNNLNQAWDIYYNVFRKITRQIPQLQTLDLQHVSPQLLATHDLELAVPGTYSPGKPTVRIAKFEPLFSVISSKQRPRKFSIKGSDGKDYKYVLKGHEDIRQDSLVMQLFGLVNTLLKNDSECFKRHLDIQQYPAIPLSPKSGLLGWVPNSDTFHVLIREHRDAKKIPLNIEHWVMLQMAPDYENLTLLQKIEVFTYALDNTKGQDLYKILWLKSRSSETWLERRTTYTRSLAVMSMAGYILGLGDRHPSNLMLDRITGKVIHIDFGDCFEAAILREKYPEKVPFRLTRMLTYAMEVSGIEGSFRITCENVMRVLRDNKESLMAILEAFALDPLIHWGFDLPPQKLTEQTGIPLPLINPSELLRKGAITVEEAANMEAEQQNETRNARAMLVLRRITDKLTGNDIKRFSELDVPEQVDKLIQQATSIERLCQHYIGWCPFW encoded by the coding sequence ATGAAACCGCATGAGGAgcagatttggaaaaggagTGTTTTGAAAGCGGCTAATAACGATATGGACATGGATAGAAATGTGCCATTGGCACCGAACCTGAATGTGAACATGAACATGAAAATGATTGCGAGCAGGAACGGGGATGAAACTGGCTTGATTTCCAGTAGGCTTGGTGGGGTAGTTATTGGTAGTAACGGAGATGTAAATTTCAAGCCCATTCtagagaaaattttccgAGAATTGACCAGCGATTATAAGGAGGAACGAAAATTGGCTAgtatatcattatttgatCTATTGGTGTCCTTGGAACATGAGTTGTCGATAGAAGAGTTCCAAGTAGTTTCTAATGACATAAACAATAAGATTTTAGAACTCGTacatacaaaaaaaacgaGCACTAGGGTAGGGGCTGTTCTATCTATAGACACTTTGATTTCATTCTACGCATTTACTGAGGGGTTGCCCAATGAGACTTCACGGTTGGCTGGTTACCTTCGAGGGCTAATACCTTCCAATGATATAGAGGTAATGAGACTAGCTGCAAAGACTCTGGGGAAGTTAGCCGTTCCAGGAGGCACGTATACCTCTGATTTTGTGGAATTTGAGATAAAATCTTGCCTAGAATGGCTTACTGCCTCCACAGAAAAGAATTCATTTTCCAGTTCGAAACCAGACCATGCTAAGCATGCAGCACTGTTAATTATAACTGCGTTAGCAGAGAATTGTCCCTATTTACTCTATCAATACCTGAATTCCATACTAGATAACATTTGGAGAGCTCTAAGAGACCCACATTTAGTGATCAGAATTGACGCGTCCATTACGTTGGCCAAATGTCTTTCCACTCTACGAAATAGGGATCCTCAATTAACTAGTCAGTGGGTGCAGAGATTAGCTACAAGTTGTGAATACGGATTTCAGGTAAACACGCTAGAATGCATCCATGCGAGTTTATTGGTTTATAAGGAAatcttatttttgaaggatCCCTTTTTAAATCAAGTGTTCGACCAAATGTGTCTAAATTGCATAGCTTATGAAAATCATAAAGCGAAAATGATTAGAGAGAAGATTTACCAGATTGTCCCCTTATTAGCATCATTCAACCCTCAATTATTTGCTGGCAAATACTTGCACCAAATTATGGACAACTATTTGGAGATTTTAACGAATGCCtcagcaaagaaaataccaCATCTCAAAGATGACAAGCCACAGATATTAATATCGATTGGTGATATTGCATATGAGGTCGGGCCCGATATTGCACCTTATGTGAAACAAATCCTTGATTATATTGAGCATGATTTGCAgacaaaattcaaaatcagGAAGAAATTCGAAAATGAGATTTTCTACTGCATAGGAAGATTAGCAGTGCCATTGGGTCCCGTTTTGGGTAAATTATTAAACAGGAATATACTGGACCTGATGTTCAAATGTCCTCTTTCTGACTATATGCAGGAAACGTTTCAAATCTTGACTGAGAAAATACCATCATTAGGCCCAAAGATAAATGACGAGCTACTCAACCTAGTTTGTTCAACCTTATCGGGAACACCATTTATCCAGCCAGGGTCACCAATGGAGATACCAGCATTTTCGAAAGAGAGAGCGAGAGAATGGAGAAATAAAAGCATCCTACAGAAAACTGGTGAGAGCAAcgatgataataatgatataaaaattattattcaagCTTTTAGAatgttaaaaaatatcaaaaacaGATTTTCGTTAGTGGAGTTTGTGAGAATTGTTGCGCTTTCTTACATTGAACATACAGATCCCAGAGTGAGGAAATTAGCTGCCTTAACGTCTTGTGAAATTTACGTCAAGGACAGCATTTGTAAACAGACATCACTACACTCACTGAACACTGTATCAGAAGTATTATCGAAACTTCTAGCCATCACGATTGCGGACCCTTTGCAAGATATCCGATTAGAAGTTCTAAAGAATCTAAATCCATGCTTCGATCCGCAGTTAGCGCAGCCAGACAATTTAAGGCTCTTGTTTACTGCGCTGCACGATGAGTCATTCAATATTCAGTCAGTAGCGATGGAACTTGTTGGCAGACTGTCTTCCGTAAACCCTGCATACGTCATTCCATcgataagaaaaatactaCTTGAGCTACTGACAAAGTTGAAATTCTCAACTTCCTCTcgagaaaaggaagaaactGCGAGTTTGCTATGTACCCTTATCAGGTCGAGTAAAGATGTTGCGAAGCCTTACATTGAACCTCTTTTAAACGTTCTTCTACCAAAATTCCAAGATACTTCCTCAACTGTTGCATCAACTGCTCTGAGAACTATAGGTGAGCTATCCGTTGTAGGGGGCGAAGATATGAAAATATACCTCAAAGATTTATTTCCCTTAATTATTAAAACATTTCAGGATCAATCAAActctttcaaaagagaagcCGCACTTAAGGCGCTAGGTCAACTTGCAGCCTCCTCTGGTTACGTTATAGATCCTTTACTTGACTATCCAGAATTATTGGGTATATtagtaaatattttgaagacaGAAAACTCCCAAAATATTAGGAGGCAAACGGTCACTTTGATAGGCATATTGGGAGCTATCGATCCATACCGCCAAAAAGAACGTGAAGTTACCTCTACAACTGATATATCTACAGAACAGAACGCCCCGCCCATCGACATTGCTCTTCTCATGCAGGGCATGTCTCCGTCGAATGATGAGTATTACACCACTGTTGTTGTTCATTGTTTGCTAAAAATTCTGAAAGATCCATCACTATCATCGTATCACACTGCCGTAATCCAAGCAATAAtgcatatttttcaaacccTGGGTCTAAAATGTGTTTCATTCTTGGACCAGATCATCCCAACTATTTTGGATGTAATGCGTACATGCTCCCAATCATTATTAGAGTTCTACTTTCAACAGCTTTGCTCCTTGATTATTATCGTAAGGCAACACATTAGACCTCATGTCGACTCTATATTCCAGGCcatcaaagatttttccTCGGTTGCTAAGTTACAAATAACACTTGTAAGTGTCATTGAAGCAATATCGAAGGCTTTGGAGGGTGAATTTAAAAGGTTGATTCCTCTTACTCTGACGTtatttcttgtaattttgGAGAATGATAAATCTACTGACAAGGTTCTCTCCAGAAGGATATTGAGACTGTTAGAGACGTTTGGTCCTAACTTAGAAGGTTACTCACATTTGATTATACCGAAGATAGTTCAAATGACAGAATTCACCAGCGGGAACCTACAAAGGTCTGCAATTATTACTATTGGAAAGCTAGCAAAGGATGTTGACCTTTTTGAGATGTCTTCGAGAATTGTTCACTCTTTACTTAGGGTGCTGAATTCAACAACAAATGACGAACTCTCAAAAGTCATTATGAATACTTTGAGCTTATTACTACTACAAATGGGTACATCCTTTGCTATCTTCATTCCCGTCATTAATGAAGTCTTAATGAAGAAACATATCCAACATACAATATACGATGACTTGACgaataaaatattaaacaatgatattttgcccacaaaaattttagaagCAAATACAACAGATTATAAACCCTTGGAACAAATGGATGCAGCAGATGCTAGTGTCACGAAATTACCTATAAACCAGTCAGTTTTGAAAAGCGCATGGAATTCGAGCCAACAAAGAACCAAAGAGGACTGGCAGGAATGGAGCAAACGTCTATCCATTCAGCTATTAAAAGAATCCCCTTCCCATGCTTTAAGAGCCTGTTCGAATCTTGCAAGCATGTACTATCCTCTAGCCAAAGAACTTTTTAATACCGCATTTGCATGCGTCTGGACTGAACTTTATAGCCAATATCAAGAAGATTTAATCGAGTCATTATGTATAGCCTTATCTTCTCCCTTGAACCCGCCGGAAATACATCAAACCTTGTTGAACCTAGTGGAATTTATGGAACATGACGACAAAGCATTACCTATACCAACTCAAAACCTGGGCGAGTACGCTGAAAGATGTCACGCGTATGCCAAAGCGTTGCattataaagaaataaagtTTATCAAAGAGCCTGAGAACTCTACTATTGAATCACTGATCAGCATTAATAATCAACTGAACCAAACGGATGCCGCAATTGGTATTTTAAAGCATGCCCAACAACACCATTCACTTCAACTAAAAGAGACATGGTTTGAGAAATTAGAGCGCTGGGAAGATGCACTGCACGCTTATAATGAACGTGAGAAAGCAGGTGATACTTCTGTGGGCGTTACACTTGGTAAAATGAGATCCCTTCACGCCCTTGGTGAATGGGAGCAGTTGTCGCAACTGGCGGCTAGAAAGTGGAGGGTTTCGAAGCTACAGACCAAGAAACTAATAGCCCCCTTGGCAGCTGGTGCTGCGTGGGGGTTAGGAGAGTGGGATATGCTTGAACAATATATTAGTGTTATGAAGCCCAATTCTCCCGAtaaggaattttttgatgcaattttatatttgcaCAAGAATGATTACGAGGATGCCAGTAAGCATATACTAAATGCCAGAGATTTGCTTGTGACTGAAATTTCCGCATTAATCAACGAAAGTTATAATAGAGCCTATAGTGTTATTGTTAGAACGCAAATAATAACAGagtttgaagaaatcatcAAATATAAGCAACTGCCACCTAATTCCGAGAAAAAACATCATTATCAAAGTCTTTGGACAAAAAGATTGCTGGGctgccaaaaaaatgttgattTGTGGCAAAGAGTGCTTAGAGTGAGATCATTGGTAATCAAGCCGAAACAAGATTTGCAAATATGGATTAAATTTGCAAATTTGTGCAGAAAATCTGGTAGGATGAGACTAGCAAAAAAGGCACTGAATATGCTACTGGAAGGAGATAGCGATCCTAGGTTACCGAATACGGCCAAAGATCCTCCCCCTGTTGTTTATGCACAACTCAAGTACATTTGGGCCACAGGAGCTTATAAAGAAGCATTGAACCACTTGATAGGATTTACATCCAGGTTAGCACATGATCTTGGTTTGGATCCAAATAACATGATCGCGCAAAGTGTAAAACTCTCAAGTGCAAGCACTGCTCCGTATGTTGAGGAATATACAAAACTATTAGCTCGATGTTTTTTAAAGCAGGGTGAATGGAGAATAGCAACCCAGCCGAACTGGAGAAACACAAATCCGGACGCAATTCTTGGTTCTTATCTGTTGGCTACACATTTCGATAAAAATTGGTATAAGGCATGGCATAATTGGGCCTTAGCTAATTTTGAAGTAATATCTATGGTTCAGGAAGAAACTAAACTCAACGGAGGCAagaatgatgatgatgatgatgatgacacGGCAGTTAACAATGATCATGCTCGGACCGATGGTAGCATTCTAGGAAGTGGTTCCTTGACTATTAACGGAAATAGATACCCACTAGAGCTTATCCAAAGGCACGTTGTTCCAGCTATCAAGggcttttttcattcaatatCTCTATTAGAATCAAGTTGTTTGCAAGACACGTTAAGGTTATTGACTCTTTTATTCAACTTTGGTGGTATCAAAGAAGTCTCGCAGGCCATGTATGAAGGCTTcaatttaatgaaaatcGAGAACTGGCTTGAAGTTTTACCGCAGTTAATCTCCCGTATACACCAGCCAGATCCTACGGTGAGTAATTCCCTTTTGTCTTTGCTTTCTGATTTAGGGAAGGCACATCCACAAGCACTTGTGTATCCTTTAACCGTCGCAATCAAGTCCGAATCTGTTTCAAGACAAAAAGCGGCCCTTTCAATAATAGAGAAAATTAGGATTCATAGTCCAATCCTGGTAAACCAGGCAGAATTAGTCAGTCAAGAGTTAATCAGAGTAGCCGTTCTATGGCACGAATTATGGTATGAAGGATTGGAAGATGCAAGCCGGCAATTTTTCGTTGAACATAACATAGAAAAGATGTTTGCCACTTTAGAACCTTTACATAAACACCTGGGCAATGAGCCTCAAACGTTAAGTGAGGTATCATTCCAGAAATCATTCGGCAGAGACTTAAACGATGCCTACGAATGGTTGAATAACTACAAAAAGTCAAAAGACGTCAATAATTTAAACCAAGCTTGGGATATTTATTATAACGTCTTCAGGAAAATAACACGTCAAATACCACAATTACAAACCTTAGATTTACAGCATGTTTCTCCACAACTTTTGGCTACTCATGATCTCGAATTGGCTGTTCCTGGGACATATTCCCCGGGCAAACCCACCGTTAGAATAGCAAAATTTGAGCCGTTATTTTCTGTGATTTCTTCGAAGCAAAGGCCAAGAAAGTTCTCTATTAAAGGCAGTGATGGTAAAGATTATAAATATGTTTTAAAAGGACACGAAGATATAAGGCAAGATAGCCTTGTTATGCAACTATTTGGTCTAGTGAACactttgttgaagaatGATTCAGAGTGTTTCAAGAGACATTTAGATATCCAACAATATCCTGCTATTCCATTATCACCCAAATCAGGGCTACTGGGATGGGTACCAAATAGTGACACATTTCATGTTTTAATTAGAGAACATCGTGATGCTAAAAAGATTCCATTGAATATAGAGCATTGGGTTATGTTACAAATGGCTCCTGATTATGAGAACTTGACTCTtctacaaaaaattgaagtttTCACGTACGCTTTAGATAATACAAAAGGTCAAGATCTCTATAAAATATTATGGTTAAAGAGTAGGTCCTCAGAGACGTGGCTAGAACGTAGAACAACTTACACGAGATCTTTAGCTGTCATGTCCATGGCTGGTTATATTTTGGGGCTAGGCGATCGTCATCCTAGCAACTTGATGTTGGATAGAATCACCGGTAAAGTTATTCACATTGATTTTGGCGATTGTTTTGAGGCTGCCATTTTAAGAGAAAAGTATCCAGAGAAGGTACCATTTAGACTAACTAGGATGTTAACATACGCGATGGAAGTTAGTGGAATTGAAGGCAGTTTCCGAATTACTTGTGAAAACGTCATGAGAGTCTTAAGAGATAACAAAGAATCATTAATGGCGATCTTGGAAGCTTTCGCACTTGATCCTTTGATCCATTGGGGGTTTGATTTGCCTCCGCAAAAACTTACTGAGCAAACCGGAATTCCTTTGCCGCTGATTAACCCTAGTGAATTATTAAGGAAGGGGGCAATTACCGTTGAAGAAGCAGCAAACATGGAAGCAGAACAACAAAACGAGACTAGAAACGCCAGAGCAATGCTTGTCCTAAGACGTATTACAGATAAATTGACAGGTAATGATATCAAGAGGTTCAGCGAATTAGATGTTCCTGAACAGGTTGATAAACTGATCCAACAAGCAACTTCCATCGAAAGGTTATGTCAACACTATATTGGATGGTGCCCATTTTGGTAA